taaatttattattgttctagtttatattaaaaatattttttattctcgaAACTATAAATGTTATCcccaaaatttagtttttgaacGAAACAAAGCTTAAAAGAGAATAACAATTAATACATAATTTTATGTATCAAAccaaaaatatgatattattcaaaaaaataaaaataaaaatatctacaCATtcaagagtccggctactatactcttatgagtacgatcgtccttgtattcataagttgttttcgatgatagagtttccgaatcgatgatctataccgttaaacattatctagaacatttaaaatttatagaaatcaaattttataatttttcgatataatttaccttacgatcaaaagattacaaaattgacaatttttaacggccggtatgagataattgatcataaaattgacaattttaacagccggtatgagatacttgcaagtttaatggtgtaaaagagtcggaatatgttgaatttttgataaaaaattctattcactacctaaataaagatcaataactccgatcttaaattgaaggatctaatcatccatttttaagatgttgtttgattttgaccgatcattttatacccacttgatggactttatattgatttcaaaaaattacaaaatttgttttctagaaattttaaatattctagatcatgtttaacggtatgaatcgtcgattcgaaaaccccaaCATTAAAAATAATGTATGAGTGCAAAAaactttatactcataagagtataatagccctagCTACTCCacattcaaatattatttcatatatatccAATGCACCTAGAATACACTATCTATCATCACTCATCATTCTTATCTCCCCGCCTCACCCCcggccaaaaagaaaaaataccaACAAActaatccttaaaaaaaaaaaactgtgcagtcttctttttttttttttttttttttttttttttgttctctcatTTCACGACAGTTTCTCTAACTAATCTAAAATCATTATAATTTTctgcatatattttatttaaaataagataccCAACCAAAATGAAGTTTTCACGAAATAGTTGAGTGGAATTCACTAACTCGATCTCGATCCTAGCGCATGTAGAGCGCCGGCCGAGCCTGCACACGCGAGATCGCGACGTGcccggcggcgccgccgtgcTGACGCGCCAGCCCCATCTCCATCTTCTTCAAGCTCTCCATCTGGTACCGCTCCACTCGATGCTCGCCTCGCTCGGCTCGTACGCCGTCGTCGGCGCCGACTCCGTGAACCGCCCCGTGTTCGTCGATATGCTCTCGAGCTCGAACAGCTCCGAGCTCGACTCGCTGCGCACGTCGtcatcctcctcttcctctccgtTTTTAAATCCGCTCCCAACGGTCACTTTTCCCGCCACGGGATTCAAATTCGGCGGGAAAGAGAGAGCCTCCTCTCTAAGCCCGAGCCCGAGCCTCTCCATCCGCAACTCCCTCACAATTTGCTCTTTCGCCTCGGCGATTCGAGCCTTCTCGCATTCCGCCTCCACTTCCACCGCGTTTCTCCCCGAACACGAGCACCGGAAGACGCCGAGGAACTTCCTGCCGCGCGGCTTGTCGGGAGGCGGCGGGGTCATGtcccggcggcggcggtcgcGTAGCAGATTACTCCGGCTGTTGAAGCTCGCTTCCGAACTCGTCGTGCTCTTCGTCCCGGACTTCGACTTCGCGCTCGGCGCTTTCTCCTCCGTCGCCTTCTTCGCTCTGATCTTCTCGGCCGCCGCGCGCTCCAATTCGCCGTCCATCACCCCGCTGAAGTACTTCTCCGCGCCGAATATATCGATCTCGCCGTCGTCGGCCTGCCGTCGGTTCGAAGCGGTGAGGTAGGAATTGAATGAATCATCTTGGGGATTGATTGAGGCCATGATGAAGAAGAGTGAGCGGTGAGGTTGGTGGAACTGTACTGTGGCAGAAGATGAGGCTCGAATCTTGGGGGGTGGGGGTTTAAATAGGCGAGGAGGGAAAGCGAAGGATCGAGGTGGTGGAATCCATATCGATGTAGAGAAACAGTTAAAAGATAAGCCGGGGAGgagaggggaaggggaaggggaaggggttCTGTGTTGAGGATGGAAGGGTTAATGAGGGCCAGGTGTTGTTAGTAGGAGTCGAGGGGGACGCTGTAGCTATTTAGTTGGAGACTCAAGGGATCAAGGGACCACACAATAGCATAGGGTACATAATAATTTGTGCAATTGTTAGATAGTGATAGGAGAGCTTGaaattcttttttgaaaaaaaggatGATTgatttggtggaatagtaatgTTCTTATCTTGTGTGAACATTATTTGTACCTTTTCTATGTGTTACTTATAGGAGtccatttaattttttcaaGTTTGAAGTCCTTGCCTCACTAGAACACTCTCATTAAAACATATGAATTGGATCGCGGTATAGAATGTGAATGGTGAGCTTATTAGCTGGATAATAGTGAGGGacatatcacatatatatatttttttcaaaactcATGCAACTTATGCTTTTGCAAACTATATGATTTATAAGATAAAAcactttattattttgtttattctatatttatgaaaaaccgagattgaaaaaaaaacatagaaatGCTACAAGCAGGAGGATTTATtaaaacttgttttttttttcttttccgttTGTAAGAATTAAGTGGGATTTTTTTCACTTCGATCTTCTCAATTTAAAGAGCCATATGATTGAGTGCACAAATGGGCCCAATTTCCAGGCCTAAGCTGGGAATTCATTAATTGGGCCTTCCCAGCCTGATAGGCTGATAGCACCGTGGGTACGTCCGCATCGCCCAGGCTTGGTCCAGCGAAGGAGAGTCGTAGTCGTTTGTGTTCTAGACCCGGTCCATTAGACTTGGTAGATCTCAGATGAAAGACCCATTAACAAATTGGTTTGCTCCTCAACGAGGTGAAGCACTATGTTTAGTTAGGCTGCAgcttcgtttgagattgcggggagattgcgttacatgCGGTGAAAAAtgacgatggaaaaataccctgtttgttttcgtacgtattattgtgttccgcatatcgcgatgagttgattacaatatattttcgacagttccaccggagaacgcagaaatatatccctatatattttttctacaactccattttatctaatagtgttaAATAGAACTCAATAAATCACTATGTTTAATTTTCCAAAAATTATTGCATGGACCAGAGTCTAATAAATTGAGATAtctgaaaaagtaaaaaaaaagaaaaaaagaaaaaaaagaaaactgagCTCTTAATCCCATATAATATGAATGGTACATTATTTAAAACTGCTGATATTTCAAGGTTATGATCACATTTAActattacattaatttttttatatttaatgcgCACTGCTAggtagtattaattttttttaatttatttcttaacttctatcttttttatatttctttaattataaattttttaaaaatttattgtcgGCATGATCCGAGTCCAAAACTCCAACAAGTAGGAGCCTCAGACTCCATCCAATATTTTTATATGAGACCCCACCAGACAAAGAATATAAATCATTACTCTACAttaattctctttttattttttatttttgtttcaattttatctttatttcaaaaagaaaaaaaagaaatgaagttgacctaaaattaatatatatttttaaaatttatctttttttttttactttataaataaataaataaataaataatggctaattaattaattaattaattagttaaaaaaatctGGATGGGAGCTCACGATGGCGCCGCGTGGCCGGGCgcccacgcggcgcccatcaaAGCGGGCAACTAATGCAAATTTTTTCCCCGCCGAAAAATTTTGGCGCCGGGTCGCGAAGAGCGTTCCCGCCACCTCTGCCCCGCCAAAATCTCTCCCCtcgttttctctctcttcctctccctctccctttaTCCCCTTTCCATGTCAAAATATCACAGAGATCTCACAGATCCCATTCCATTCCCATTCCCATTCCCGTTTCTATCCTCGGCCATGGACATCTCCTCCATTGCCGCAAAGCTCGGTCTCTCCACCTCCAAACCCCTCATCCGCAAAGCCGAGGAGCTCCGCCGCCTCTCCGATGTCCAATTCGACTCCTCCATCATCGGCGTCGTAAgctctctccttcctctctctctctctctctctccctccctgaTCTATTCCTTTTTGATCAAATTGTTTTGATCTGAAATTGGTTGTATTTGGTTCAGGGAGAGGTGTGCAAGGCCATCATTTGTTTGGAGATCGCGGCCTCGAGGTTGTTTATCATGCACATCAACTGTTTGACATATTGTCTTTCAGGATTTCGGCGGCATTTAGAGCTGAATTTTTGGATTGGGTTTTGTAGATTTCAGGTGATATTTGATCGACAGAGCGCGATAAGATTGAGCGGGATGTCGGAGAAGGCGTACATGAGATCCTTCAATGCGATGCAGAACGGTCTTGGAGTCAAGTGGGCTCTCTTCCGTCTTTAGCGTATTTGTGTTTGTTGAGAAGTTTGTAGTGAACTTATGTTGATATCCTTTGATGGGTTTAATTTTGCAGGGCTACTTTGGATGTTAGAGAACTGGGGATTCAATTTGGTTGTGTTAGGTTGATTCCTTTTGTGCAGAAGGGATTATCTTTGTAAGATTCTTTCTTTGTAATTCATGTGTAAGATTATGATGGTAAATTTATCTTTGATTGGATACATTCATATTGACGTGTGATCATCTGATGTTGGATTTCAGATACAAGGACCGGTTCCTAGCCGCATTGCCGGCTTCTCGTCGTGCTAGCACGGACTTCAATCGTCCTGTTTTTACTGCTGTTGCTTTCTATTTATGTGCAAAAAGGCATAAGGTAGTTTGATAAGATTCACTATTTGAttgatcaattttttatttatatagaatttagaatGTTTATGCAAGCATTttaattctctctttttttttttgatttcctTACAGCTTAAGGTGGATAAGTTTAAGCTAATAGAGTTATCTGGTACATCTGAAACAGAATTTACTACTGTAAGTAATGATATGTTTGAGTATTTGCTATTGTATTTATCCCTGTGTTTGCACCATATATATCATAatccaaaatttcaatttgtcttatgtttttatttatttctgctgatatttatataatatttaatcttaTTTTCTATTTCAGGTCTCAACTTCTATGACTGACCTTTGCTTTGATGTTTTTGGGGTTtccaaagaaaagaagaatcCAAAATCAATTAAAGGGCATAGAGGTAACTTTGTTTTCCTCACAATGGGTGATTATttgctcttaattttttttttgtacattacACATCCCTATATATAGCTTGGCCAGCTTCTACTGGAGTTCTTATATCAACTTTTTAATTCCAGAGCTTTTAGATTCATTGCCCTGCAAAAGAAGACGCGACGATGATGAAGCATTTTCTGATGATTCCTCTGGAGACGAGAAAAATGTATTTACTATTCTTTGATCACTAATTCATACCATGTTTCTTTCCTAGATCAAAAGAAAGCCTAGACATGACAATATAAGAAAGTCCCCCTGAGATCTGGTGCTGAAATGAAGTCATTTTGTTTAAGCTCTTCCTATTTGTGAATTTAGTGGCCATTTATAGAATGTTATTGTTTTTGTAAGCCATGTTTTGCTACTCAAGACTCTTACTATGGGTGCATCAGATTTCATAAAGCATCGACAGTGGTCATTTCTTTATGTAAGCATTTCATTGTCGCCGCAAATAATCTAAAACTTGTGAATTATGACCAGAGTTTAGATGCACAGTAGGTAAATTCTAAAGCTAATACTAGCGCGTGGAAGTTCATAACCTAAGATAAGTCTACATAAAGCCACATAAGCCCTGTCGTTTTGTTCTATTTATTTGCTCGTCCTTCGATCCTTTCTCCTTTGTTTTTCTTCTGATTGACCATCTTATAATTTAACTAGTTTAATGCACATTCAGATGTCGTGTTACAAGAAGCACAAAAAGATGCAGAAACAGGCTTATGAAAAGTGGAAGTCCTCTGTTCTTTCCTCTAACAATCAAAGCAGGAcaggtaatattttttttcttaccttTACCAATAGCATGgcttattattgttattattattattatcagcaGTGTCTGAATCTTTAActtatgattattattttttaacagctcCTCTCAGGCCAAGAAAGCAAGCCCGACTTAGCTTTACGAAGAAATCTTCGGAGCTGATTGCTGTTGAGGACACTGCTTAAGTTACCGAATTATGCAGTGCAGTGCCATATGAAGCACTTCCTCTGTTCAGATTTTTGACTAGGAGTCTTCGATGTTTTGTAATTAGATTAGTTTCTAATTGTCTACAAAAAAGAGGAAGCATCTGAacagatttttgatttttgtaatTAAGCTCTGTTTTAACGAGTGGTCTCTTCTAATTGTCAAGCTACTGAGAGTCTGAGATTGTCTTAGTTGATTGGTGTTTCTGATCCAAGTTCATATAGgatatttgattatttctacTTTTGTACCAGAGTTTACTAACTTATTATATCCTGAAAatttatgtacaaaaaaattacaaattttgaaatgtattaattagacatcaattaatcttaaaaattaACGGAATGAGAAAAATattgatttataaatttaatgaagTTTACTTGAGCACGCCTGGTTGGCAGTTTCTGGGGAGGTGATCTCACCGGTACAAGGAAACGTATAAATTGGTGCTCTCCCCTTCGCACATTTCACTGTTCCCTTTCgtccccttctctctccctcttttctctTCGCCTCGCCTCGTCCCACTCGATCTTTAAGGAAAccctctagggttagggttagggttagggtgagggtgagggtgagggtgagggttTTTGAAGGGAGGAGATCGAGACATTTGAGGCGAGGGTGGAGGATGGCGCCCAGGAAGGGAGCGCCATCCACTCGGGAACTGCAGAAGATCCTCGACAAGCTCGATGAGGTCGCGCACTCTCCGATTCTTGATGTGTTTGTGTTCATTAATTTCTAAGATCGAATTCCAAATTATATATCGGAATTTGTTTTCCATATGCTTGCTTGCCCTTATGATCAGATTGCTAGGTTTTTGTTGGCGATGGAGGGTTCTTGGAATTTGATGTTGTGGTTTAATTCTCGCTCAATTTGTTTCCCCTCTAAAGCTCACAACATATCTGGTCTCATTCAAATGAATTTTGGGATTTTCCGGATCCCGATCATTTGAAAACAAACGTATCTGGTCTCATTGCTGTGTTGTGAATCTTGTAATTAACgatttttagaatttattaGCCCAATGGGGGAAGACCAGTAAAATATAGATATTGTTGTGTTGTGAACCTTGAGCATATATTTATTAGCGCGTGTTTGTGCGTGTATGTGTATGCAATGTCATGTCCATTTGTGCTTGTGCACGCTTCTGAGCTCGCGAGTGCATGCATGCTCTCTCTACGCATGAACACATACGCATGCACACGAAAATACACATTAAAGTAGTTTCTATTCTTACTGCAAAAGgttatatatttatgttttgtTATGATATGCCAAGATAGTGTGAGTGTAGTTTATAAACTCAATTGTTCATGTGCCCAAGACCTATTCTTTTTTCGGCTTCTTGGTTACAGCTCAAAAATGAAGAAGCAGACAAAATTTTTGAGGTTGAACAGAAGTATGTAGACATAAGAAGAGCTATATACAAGCGGCGGAATGAGATCATCAGATCTATTCCTGACTTTTGGTTAACTGCAGTATGTGCTTAAAACATGTTCGTGTCGATGTCTTTGATAAGGAGAACACTCATGCGATTTATTTCCTGGATTATCCCTCTGGACAGTTTCTGAACCATCCGTTAGTTTGTGATCTTCTCACTGATGATGACCAAAAGGTATGAATCCATTACCGAGCAATTGCATGTACAGTTTCAGTCTGACtatatctatttcttttttttcttttctttgtttgatATTGTACTTTTAGATCCtattatatttctctttttttcctttttttttatttttttgctgaaTTGATGTGATGATGAATATTCGAAATTTTCGTTATGCTGTAGATCTTGAAGTACCTGATTTTGTTTGATGTGGATGactataaagataaaaaatcagGCTATTCCTACACTggtgagtttttctttttagataCTCTTTCCCCATAACTGGTCTAATTCAACAGATTCTATTCCCTAACACTGTTTTCTTGAGTTGGTTTTTGTGATGATCAGAAATTTTCCCCTAACCCATATTTTGAAGATGCATGCCTGAGAAAAACATACATATTTCACGATGACGGAATAGTCACTATAACTGGTGCAACAATTAAATGGAAGGAGGGGATGGTAGGGGCAATTTCTCATATTCATTTTTGCGACCCTGGAATAGACTTACTTGGTTCAAAttcttctaatttttctttgCTGCTGTCTGCAGTATACAGGAAATGATGATATTCGTGAGAAGAATGATTGCAAAAAAGTCTCCTCTCATGTATAAAGGTTGATTTCTGTGCCTGCTGAGTCGTGAAACCATTTGTATAAGTAGCTTTTCACATCATTCCACTTCCAGACTTCCAGTCTCTAGTTTGTTTGGCTTATATACACATATTTTGGTAATAGTCAGTGAAATGAATGTACTAGTTTTAGAATATGCTCAGTTTATGGTATGTTGTATTTAGCTCTCGTACTTATCTACTAGTAGGAAAGAGAGTGATTATACAAGCTTTTATCACTTACAATCTTATGCAATAGTATGCATTAATAATTTCCAAATCACCACGAGTTAAGCATTGCTTTTCTGGGCAGCTAGTATATTAAGATTATAACCAATAGATGCAGTCATTAATGTGTATTGTGTATTAAAATGCTTGCATACAATATTTCATTTAGTTATCTACATATTGAATTGAACTGTTGTACTACTGGTTTGCcagtataatttattttttgtggttCACTTCATCACGCAGCTTCTTTGGCTGGCTTAGTAGAACTCAGCAGCTAAATGTCTTGGAGTGGAATGACGATAAGGTGAGAGTTGTTTGTTCTAATTTCTCCATTTCTTGCAGAAACGGTAGTTTCTACATGAGCCTTCAGGTTtcattttaattgattttaCGACAAAATCGGTGATGTCTCTTCTTCTCGATCACATATTTCACATGAGCAATTACTAGTCCTAGTAAAAGTAGTAGAAATAGGCTGTATTAGTGTTTTTACCAACCACGAATATGCAGGTAGCAGTGATTGTCAAGGAAAATTTGTGGCCAAATCCTTTGAAATACTATAAAATGGTGAGTCTAGTTGCTTGGTTAGCAATTCTGTGATGGTTTCCAAttcatttttcttctccttcctttctttttttttgcttttggttTGTGGCACTCTCCTGTTTCAACTCATGTCAGGAAGCTGAGGAGGATGTTGAACGAGATTAAGATGATGCTAATGTAGTGTTAAAGGACTCCGATCACTACTTGATCGGCTAAGTTGATTCTCGGAAGGAAATGCTGCTCCCATGGCGAGGATTATTATGAGCATGAAGGTGGTTGAGAGGACGTTTGCCAACGACGGGCACTAGGTtttccctttcttctcttctctcggGTGATAATGTCAATGAAGCCAAATTTGCTAATGATGTTATCCGTTTGATTTACTTATACTTCCCTTCGAACGGGAGGTACGAGCATAAATTCTCCGTGCCGTCATGCCTTCTTTGTTCCTGTTTCTCTGGAACTGCTGTACAGTACAGCCTACTATTGCATTTTTGGTCGATCTTTCAAGGACCAGTGAACATGTAATTCCCACTCTAAGATTTTTGAAATACACCACTCAACTATTGGCTTTGGAATGCTGCCTAGGCAACTAACGAGTTTTTGCTGTCAAAAGCAGGAAATAATAACTTGGAGAATGCCAGACGAGCTCCATTAGCATATCCATATGCCCCTGCCCCTGCCCCTGCCAGTGCCAGCTAAGGAAAATTGTTGATTGATGCTGGCGACCAGCAAAAGCTTGATCTTGATTGGTTATTGACTAGTAGAACGGAAGATGAAGAGATGGTACTGGTAGGCCACCTAACAACCTGACTATTCATACTAGTTTTACAGAGTTCATAGGCTAAAAATGAAACCAACAAGATAAGAAAACCTTAAGGCATTCAAGTTTGGTCATTATTGAATAATATTAGCAAGGTTTTATATTTGTACTATGCCACTAAAATAATACCGGTACAATATAGCTCCTGTATGCATGGCACAGCTCGGCATCATCTATTTTTtgtagttagtaaattattatctcaataagatataaaaaaattgataaagaagtataataaataattagaatatagtgacagtaaatatatatattacatcatAACGTATCGGCATTCATGCATTTTTATGATCATTATGCCTTGACACAGCACACCATACCATGCTTGCAAGTTGTCAACACGGCCTCTGCCACggcatttaaatttttggatattaGCCACTATGTTACCCAATCGAAATAATACATGATTAACCTAACTCTGTAGGAAGATATAAACCAATTAATCTATAATTATGTAATTGAAACTAAAACGATACTGCATTAAGTTTTTATAACATAAGTGAAAAACAATCTGAATACGATGAAGACTAATATCTTTACAGACTACAGTGTGTCTGATGAATAAATACCGGGTGAACTTTCTAGACGGGTTGATACGAAGACAAATCCTCATCTTCTATTCATTGTTTCTTGTCATGGCGGTTCAGCTTCACCGTTACCGACCAGCTGTTcaatcaaccaaaaaaaaagacatcAGTCCGAAATACAACTATAATGTTAAAAAGGATGCACTTCATCTACTTTAGGGATttttaatacaaatatttctcaagttgttatagaaaaaatataatagaagAGGAAATGGTAACTgagggataagaaaaatataataaccaAGCATATTCAATCTTCTTTCACTAGCAAATCAACAAAGGGAAAGTGCACTAACTTGAAACCCAAGAAGGAAAGCTTGATAAGAGCAAGAAAATATTTCACAGCTCCAATAAGATATTATGCTATTGATAAGGTCACAGGCATGATGCTCAAGTCAGTGTGAGATATGATATTGAGGGAGGAGAGAGCTGGAAAAGTTGTTACAATGCTTGGCATCAAAAGTAAATAAGTTTAAATTCCATATGTAGACCCTTAATTTACCACAAAGATAATATGAAAGATAAGTGATTTGACGAGTTTCCATACCTCCTGCAACTAAATGTTCATAAACAAGATTCAATTGCTAGACCAAGACAAAACTAGTAAAATGAAAACTTAAATCATCAAAAGCATAACTGGTTATGATGGGAAAAGCAAAAGTTGGTCATTAAAGAAGCCAGCAGACATGAGTTCTCGAAGGTGCAAAGACAACTCAATTGACATTATTAACCGCACATATAATGCAATTAAAAGCATACTTATTGAACAAGATAAATACAGGTCAAAGTCAGAGTTGCAATACCAGAGAGCCAATCTGCTCGTACGCTTCCATTACTTTTGGATCCTCCTCATCTTCATAACCAACTTGCAATATCCGCGGACCATTTACAGACCAGAGAGCTCTTCTTCCAGCTTCCTATGGgaataacaataaaaaaggCATAGCTCAAATGAATAGTACAGATGAAACACATGATatatgaactttttttttttctgaaataactAGGGAAATCAACAATCATAATCCATTTATCGGAAATTCGGAGCTATCAGCCTATAaccacacacaaaaaaaaaaaaaaaaaaatcaactcaaGTTGACTTGACTagtagaataaaaataatataatgctGAAATAGGAAGTTAGCAATGTTAACTTCATAGGGTTTGACCTGCAAGGATATCAAGTAAATAGCTTCCAATGCTTGTTGGCGAATTTCTGGGTCGTCAGCTGTTTCCCGCTCATGAGAAAGTGCATTAGCAAGCTCAAGTGGCATTTTCGATCTATCTTCTTCATTGTAGATCTGCATTTAGATAGCCATATCAAGAAATAAGCTGACAACAGACAAATGGAAAAGAACAGCAGAAAAGGAGAGGAACGGAGAAAAGCTGATCATACATAGGCATTGCTACTAATCTATAGGAGAAATAAACATCATCAGTTGTGCAAAACCATCCATTAGCAAGATTGGAGGACAATGCTTGTGATAACACAAAACAGAAACAAAACAGAAGCCTCGTATGAAGCAAATGTTGCCCGAATATAAATACAGAAAAACTCAGATTTCCACAGCATACTCCACTAAATAGTCTACTTGGATCA
Above is a genomic segment from Ananas comosus cultivar F153 linkage group 15, ASM154086v1, whole genome shotgun sequence containing:
- the LOC109721472 gene encoding protein PHYTOCHROME KINASE SUBSTRATE 1-like, producing MASINPQDDSFNSYLTASNRRQADDGEIDIFGAEKYFSGVMDGELERAAAEKIRAKKATEEKAPSAKSKSGTKSTTSSEASFNSRSNLLRDRRRRDMTPPPPDKPRGRKFLGVFRCSCSGRNAVEVEAECEKARIAEAKEQIVRELRMERLGLGLREEALSFPPNLNPVAGKVTVGSGFKNGEEEEDDDVRSESSSELFELESISTNTGRFTESAPTTAYEPSEASIEWSGTRWRA
- the LOC109721227 gene encoding origin of replication complex subunit 6 isoform X1; translation: MSKYHRDLTDPIPFPFPFPFLSSAMDISSIAAKLGLSTSKPLIRKAEELRRLSDVQFDSSIIGVGEVCKAIICLEIAASRLFIMHINCLTYCLSGFRRHLELNFWIGFCRFQVIFDRQSAIRLSGMSEKAYMRSFNAMQNGLGVKATLDVRELGIQFGCVRLIPFVQKGLSLYKDRFLAALPASRRASTDFNRPVFTAVAFYLCAKRHKLKVDKFKLIELSGTSETEFTTVSTSMTDLCFDVFGVSKEKKNPKSIKGHRELLDSLPCKRRRDDDEAFSDDSSGDEKNMSCYKKHKKMQKQAYEKWKSSVLSSNNQSRTAPLRPRKQARLSFTKKSSELIAVEDTA
- the LOC109721227 gene encoding origin of replication complex subunit 6 isoform X2, with protein sequence MSKYHRDLTDPIPFPFPFPFLSSAMDISSIAAKLGLSTSKPLIRKAEELRRLSDVQFDSSIIGVGEVCKAIICLEIAASRFQVIFDRQSAIRLSGMSEKAYMRSFNAMQNGLGVKATLDVRELGIQFGCVRLIPFVQKGLSLYKDRFLAALPASRRASTDFNRPVFTAVAFYLCAKRHKLKVDKFKLIELSGTSETEFTTVSTSMTDLCFDVFGVSKEKKNPKSIKGHRELLDSLPCKRRRDDDEAFSDDSSGDEKNMSCYKKHKKMQKQAYEKWKSSVLSSNNQSRTAPLRPRKQARLSFTKKSSELIAVEDTA